A genomic segment from Nicotiana tabacum cultivar K326 chromosome 7, ASM71507v2, whole genome shotgun sequence encodes:
- the LOC107792553 gene encoding leucine-rich repeat protein 2 gives MDFPSSFLFFFFFLITILLSLSPAFSTNSEGNALHAMRSRLSDPTNVLQSWDPTLVNPCTWFHITCDSNNHVIRLDLGNTNISGTLGPELGELKNLQYLELYRNNIGGKIPKELGNLENLISMDLYGNRFEGNIPKSFAKLKSLRFLRLNDNKLTGPIPRELTTLPNLKVFDVSNNDLCGTIPVDGPFGSFPMEGFAHNRLNGPELKGLAPYDFGCKEVKL, from the exons ATGGATTTTCCTTCctcctttctcttcttcttcttcttcctcatcacCATCCTTCTATCTCTGTCCCCTGCTTTCTCCACGAATTCTGAAG GAAATGCTCTACATGCTATGAGAAGCAGACTCTCTGACCCCACAAATGTTCTACAAAGCTGGGACCCAACACTTGTTAATCCTTGTACCTGGTTTCATATCACCTGCGACTCCAATAATCATGTTATTCGCCT ggATTTGGGCAATACTAATATTTCTGGAACATTAGGACCAGAGCTTGGTGAACTCAAGAATCTACAGTacct GGAACTTTATAGGAATAATATTGGAGGCAAAATCCCAAAGGAATTGGGTAATTTGGAAAATCTTATTAGCATGGACCTATATGGCAATAGATTTGAAGGCAATATTCCCAAGTCTTTTGCTAAATTAAAGTCTCTTAGATTTTT GCGGTTAAACGACAACAAACTAACTGGTCCGATTCCAAGGGAACTCACCACCCTCCCCAACCTTAAAGTTTT TGATGTTTCTAACAATGATCTTTGTGGAACAATCCCCGTTGATGGCCCCTTTGGAAGCTTTCCTATGGAAGG TTTTGCACACAACAGACTGAATGGACCTGAGCTGAAAGGACTAGCGCCCTATGACTTTGGATGCAAAGAGGTCAAACTATAG
- the LOC107792552 gene encoding uncharacterized protein LOC107792552, with protein sequence MDLGCFDMGCIEKKPMNHTVSTSENSPSASTTATSKLGKTKTTKEGGQSNLVSLNKSASQIRKPPHRKTSPINWFPRKKVDSYLKRKIKMLQEVDGMNSTLDETLGDANPHYCRVLREKIAVREAAQRAVEARKAALVEASWCRILQAARIDCKEAEQLLIKAEKFSAEAFEAATAIGVILYDIPDCSQKHYKIEKSPAKGGGPTTHTVRTSFETAFEVDKQVATALKAALLKLANCPSMNKDEVKELLHRISQNPETDDNHQELSEFSSECESDTASEFESLCSEVTDSETKSVQRKYKKRQACEKFNMPNLVEMMLERLRCLQEDELASLATIVATCGLNAALAEAEKSKPHVSGSAADDKSELSIGEGAVDGYTLDGKTSRTNEELPSLDKFLVKRLTRLEREVLEAKNARSEAAEKSEQTRDKSGNKVVHDSGHDLASILKKPSSKFKKEIEEAKNNSEVLLKSKCKASNSNVHSSEVPDFGSVLVKHSSKLEKEIEEAKRKIGEIEGNNSNRLGTVAIGRKKEHEMEVPRLEDYLVKHMTRLEKEVQEAKNRKNTAEPIANASETTSLVGKENVDQNVNHDTNTDGNPCNGEQPLKPAGTLSIEDENKEAADSLDKILVKPVHRLQRLKMQESSTRSDYVAQRRQRKIEANGATDCESLDKILVKHVSKLEKEKMSLHAKEDNWMNVKKRDTIGKQMENSEGSLDQILVKHKSRLEREKMAAVKQEDDDQIRHSVTRKETRERELQEAWGGLSLGNSMRPHMSRLQRDKAAWQKAEEEERMRTVEEV encoded by the exons ATGGATTTGGGTTGTTTTGATATGGGTTGCATTGAAAAGAAGCCGATGAATCACACTGTTTCTACTTCGGAGAACAGTCCCTCCGCTTCTACAACGGCTACTTCCAAACTCGGAAAG ACTAAGACAACGAAAGAAGGTGGCCAAtcaaatttagtttctttaaacaAATCTGCATCACAAATTAGAAAGCCCCCTCATCGCAAAACTTCGCCTATAAATTGGTTCCCTCGCAAGAAAGTGGATTCCTAtttgaagagaaaaataaaaatgctCCAG GAAGTGGATGGAATGAACTCAACCCTTGACGAGACTTTGGGGGATGCTAATCCCCACTATTGTAGAGTTTTGAGGGAAAAAATTGCAGTAAGAGAAGCTGCTCAAAGAGCTGTAGAAGCTCGTAAGGCTGCACTTGTGGAAGCATCATGGTGCCGAATACTTCAAGCAGCAAG gattgattgtaaagaagcAGAACAACTGCTGATAAAGGCAGAAAAATTTTCTGCAGAAGCTTTTGAAGCTGCAACAGCTATTGGAGTAATCTTGTATGACATTCCTGATTGCTCACAGAAGCATTACAAAATAGAAAAGTCGCCGGCAAAAGGAGGAGGACCCACCACTCATACAGTTAGAACATCTTTTGAAACTGCATTTGAGGTAGATAAACAAGTAGCAACTGCACTTAAGGCTGCCCTTCTTAAACTTGCTAATTGCCCTTCCATGAACAAAGATGAAGTCAAGGAACTGCTGCACAGAATAAGTCAGAACCCTGAAACAGACGATAATCATCAAGAACTGTCTGAGTTCTCTTCAGAATGTGAATCAGATACAGCTTCTGAATTTGAGAGCCTTTGTTCTGAAGTCACAGATTCAGAGACAAAATCCGTGCAAAGGAAATATAAAAAGAGGCAGGCATGTGAAAAGTTTAATATGCCAAATCTTGTGGAAATGATGCTGGAAAGACTTAGATGTTTGCAAGAAGATGAACTTGCATCTCTTGCCACTATAGTTGCAACGTGTGGGTTGAACGCTGCTCTAGCTGAAGCAGAAAAGAGCAAACCGCATGTTTCAGGGTCCGCTGCTGATGACAAATCAGAATTATCCATTGGAGAAGGAGCAGTTGACGGGTATACTTTGGATGGGAAGACAAGCAGGACAAATGAGGAACTTCCGAGCCTCGATAAGTTTCTGGTGAAGCGGTTAACAAGACTTGAAAGGGAGGTATTAGAAGCCAAAAATGCTAGGAGTGAAGCTGCGGAAAAAAGTGAACAAACGCGAGATAAATCTGGTAATAAAGTGGTTCATGATTCAGGCCATGATCTGGCAAGTATTCTCAAGAAGCCttcttcaaaatttaaaaaggaaaTTGAAGAGGCCAAGAACAACTCCGAAGTGTTGTTAAAAAGCAAGTGTAAAGCTTCAAATAGCAATGTGCATTCATCTGAGGTTCCTGACTTTGGCAGTGTGCTCGTTAAGCACTCCTCTAAGCTTGAGAAAGAGATTGAAGAGGCTAAGAGGAAAATTGGTGAAATAGAGGGCAATAATTCAAACAGATTGGGTACTGTGGCAATTGGTCGAAAAAAGGAACATGAAATGGAAGTTCCTAGACTAGAAGATTATCTGGTGAAACATATGACAAGACTTGAAAAGGAAGTTCAAGAAGCAAAAAATAGGAAAAACACTGCAGAACCGATTGCCAATGCGTCTGAAACTACCTCATTGGTAGGAAAAGAAAATGTTGACCAGAACGTAAATCATGATACCAATACAGATGGAAATCCTTGTAATGGAGAACAACCATTAAAGCCAGCAGGCACATTATCAATCGAAGATGAAAACAAAGAAGCAGCGGATAGTTTGGACAAGATCCTAGTAAAGCCAGTTCATCGTTTGCAAAGGCTTAAAATGCAAGAATCATCCACAAGAAGTGACTACGTTGCACAGAGGCGTCAAAGAAAGATTGAAGCTAATGGTGCAACAGATTGCGAAAGTTTGGATAAGATTTTAGTGAAGCACGTCTCGAAGCttgaaaaagagaaaatgtcTCTTCATGCAAAGGAAGACAATTGGATGAATGTAAAGAAGAGGGACACGATTGGTAAACAAATGGAGAACAGTGAAGGCAGTTTGGATCAGATTTTGGTGAAACACAAGTCTAGACTTGAGAGAGAAAAGATGGCCGCTGTTAAGCAGGAGGATGATGATCAGATAAGACATTCAGTTACTCGGAAAGAGACGAGGGAGAGAGAGTTGCAAGAAGCTTGGGGAGGCTTAAGTCTTGGGAACTCTATGCGTCCTCATATGTCTAGACTTCAGCGGGACAAG GCTGCCTGGCAAAAGGCTGAAGAAGAGGAGAGGATGAGAACTGTGGAGGAAGTATGA